The following are encoded together in the Magnetospirillum gryphiswaldense MSR-1 v2 genome:
- a CDS encoding DUF6969 family protein, whose translation MTGALTVLEDSLRRDGLSPLDLLGDGAGVVPFAHYPDGDLYDRVTRSQAYFHVHAAGMAGHFHLFLRPGGMPPGMVALAGPTDAPAHLGAIALDDQGWPVAVFATNRWVTGEAWYGGADIIRMLPCFRLDLPAPFARLGQWLTAFVATHGDVLARLALLRERELGDGGMDDESLEVLARLSLV comes from the coding sequence GTGACCGGGGCGCTGACCGTCCTTGAGGACAGTCTGCGCCGAGACGGCTTGTCGCCGCTGGATCTGCTGGGCGACGGGGCGGGGGTGGTCCCCTTCGCCCATTATCCCGATGGCGATCTTTACGACCGGGTGACGCGGTCGCAGGCTTATTTCCATGTTCATGCCGCCGGTATGGCGGGGCATTTTCATCTGTTCCTGCGCCCCGGCGGCATGCCGCCGGGTATGGTCGCCCTGGCCGGACCGACCGACGCCCCTGCTCATCTGGGGGCGATCGCGTTGGACGACCAAGGCTGGCCGGTGGCGGTGTTTGCCACCAACCGGTGGGTGACCGGTGAAGCCTGGTATGGGGGGGCCGACATCATCCGCATGCTGCCGTGCTTCCGCCTGGACCTGCCGGCCCCTTTTGCCCGCCTGGGGCAATGGTTGACCGCTTTCGTCGCCACCCATGGCGACGTTCTGGCCCGGTTGGCATTGCTGCGGGAGCGGGAACTGGGTGATGGCGGCATGGACGACGAAAGCCTGGAGGTTCTGGCCCGTCTGTCCCTGGTATGA
- a CDS encoding c-type cytochrome, which yields MKKMLGLAVAALLLAPVAANAQEAPKGFNACKACHKVEAGKHGVGPSLAGVFGTKAGTNYPEFKYSDAHKASGLTWDEANLSKYLADPKGTIPGNKMVFAGIKNPDDLKAVVAYVKGLKK from the coding sequence ATGAAGAAGATGCTCGGTCTGGCCGTTGCCGCTTTGCTGCTGGCCCCCGTCGCCGCCAACGCCCAGGAAGCCCCCAAGGGCTTCAATGCCTGCAAGGCCTGCCACAAGGTGGAAGCCGGCAAGCATGGCGTCGGCCCCTCCCTCGCCGGCGTGTTCGGCACCAAGGCTGGCACCAACTATCCGGAATTCAAGTATTCCGACGCCCACAAGGCCTCGGGTCTGACCTGGGACGAAGCCAACCTGTCCAAGTACCTGGCCGACCCCAAGGGCACCATCCCGGGCAACAAGATGGTGTTCGCCGGCATCAAGAACCCCGACGACCTGAAGGCCGTCGTGGCTTACGTCAAGGGTCTGAAGAAGTAA